A section of the Sphaerobacter thermophilus DSM 20745 genome encodes:
- a CDS encoding chlorite dismutase family protein, translating to MSGSTRFTVFWLYKARPEWRTLADSERKEGREAFLRTLDAHRDTVTLRAAYSTVGFSADVDLILWTIADDVDALQALAVDLNRTPLGQHLEMRHAYLGLATASQYDPEHGPAFLKGVPPKKYLSVYPFTKTPEWYLLPFEKRRELMLVHGELGREFPTILTNTVSSFGIADQEFVVALEDDDPAQLVAMVQRLRAAEVRVYTKVDTPIFLGRRTDPREALLALG from the coding sequence ATGAGCGGTTCGACCCGTTTCACGGTCTTCTGGCTGTACAAGGCGCGGCCGGAGTGGCGCACGCTGGCCGACTCCGAGCGCAAGGAAGGGCGCGAAGCCTTCCTGCGCACGCTCGATGCGCACCGCGATACCGTCACGCTCCGCGCGGCCTACTCCACCGTGGGCTTCAGCGCGGACGTGGACCTCATCCTGTGGACCATTGCGGACGACGTCGACGCGCTGCAGGCACTGGCCGTCGACCTCAACCGCACGCCGCTCGGGCAGCACCTGGAGATGCGTCACGCCTACCTGGGCCTGGCGACAGCATCCCAGTACGACCCCGAGCATGGACCGGCCTTCCTCAAGGGCGTGCCGCCGAAGAAGTATCTCAGCGTCTACCCCTTCACCAAGACGCCGGAGTGGTACCTGCTGCCGTTCGAGAAGCGCCGTGAGCTGATGCTGGTCCACGGAGAACTAGGCCGGGAGTTCCCGACGATCCTGACCAACACCGTAAGCTCGTTCGGCATCGCCGATCAGGAGTTCGTCGTCGCGCTGGAGGACGACGACCCAGCGCAGCTTGTCGCCATGGTCCAGCGGCTCCGCGCGGCGGAAGTGCGGGTCTACACAAAGGTCGATACCCCGATCTTCCTCGGCCGCCGCACGGACCCGCGTGAGGCGCTCCTCGCTCTCGGCTAG
- a CDS encoding M16 family metallopeptidase: MADVAQTLKATLDNGLTVLIREVHRAPVASFWVWYRVGGRNEVPGITGISHWVEHMVFKGTPTYQPGEIFREVNKHGGTLNGFTWIDYTAYYETLPAPQILLGADIESDRMQNAVFDPSEVESERTVILSEREGNENQPTFHLREEVVAAAFRAHPYGQGVIGFTSDLRQITRDDLYRHYRTYYTPNNATVVVVGDVDAQAILAEIEQRFGAIPSGPEPPPVRTVEPPQNGERRVVVRRPAPTATLLMAFHAPRAEDPDALPMVVLDTVLSGGKAMGYGGGGGMGRSSRLYRALVASGLCSAAGSSFSLTIDPYLFSVSATLVPSTEPARVEAIVQEELARLREEPVPEDELARAIKQLRAQFAYAGESVSSQAYWLGSLHTVAPGVDPDTFLDRLAAVTPDDVLRVARAYVTPDKMTVGWLEPTAPAPATPAADIGPLPVRPHFFSDAAGSSPDSLPTPKLDVQERTLASGLRLLGHHDPTSDAAVLELRLPAGAIADGETPGLARFTAQMLPRGTARRTFAELNEELDSLGAALSVSPGRDYVDIRATCLKEDVGRLAELLAEVVLEPTFPEEEIERLREQSLTALRQMLNDTRAQAAYTLRATLYPEGHPYHHRAIGTEETLTGMSRDQLADFHRRLYRPGHAILAVAGGVPVEAAWEHVARAFEGWESGDSVPAPEIPPVDAPPSRVRREEQIAGKSQADIAIGLPALAWTDPDYHALRVANVILGRLGLMGRLGARVRERQGMAYYVYSTLEASLGRGLWAAYAGVNPVNVERAVESIIAEVERLRGELVEDEELADAKSYLIGSLPLSLESSGAIASIMLDIAFHGFELDYVEQLPARLNALTREQIRDAAARYLLPDRMAIIVVGPDGET; this comes from the coding sequence ATGGCGGACGTCGCGCAGACATTGAAGGCGACACTTGACAACGGACTCACGGTCCTCATCCGCGAGGTCCACCGTGCGCCGGTGGCATCGTTCTGGGTCTGGTACCGTGTCGGCGGCCGAAACGAGGTCCCCGGCATCACGGGCATCTCCCACTGGGTCGAGCACATGGTCTTCAAGGGGACGCCGACCTACCAGCCGGGTGAGATCTTCCGCGAGGTGAATAAGCACGGCGGCACGCTGAACGGCTTCACCTGGATCGACTACACCGCGTACTACGAAACCCTGCCCGCGCCACAGATCCTCCTCGGCGCCGACATCGAGTCGGATCGGATGCAGAACGCCGTCTTCGACCCGAGCGAAGTCGAGAGCGAGCGCACGGTGATCCTCTCCGAGCGAGAGGGGAACGAGAACCAGCCGACCTTCCACCTCCGCGAAGAAGTGGTCGCGGCGGCCTTCCGCGCGCATCCCTATGGCCAGGGAGTCATCGGGTTCACCTCCGACCTTCGCCAGATCACGCGGGACGACCTGTATCGACACTACCGCACCTACTACACGCCGAACAACGCGACCGTGGTGGTCGTCGGTGACGTCGACGCCCAGGCGATCCTGGCCGAGATCGAGCAGCGCTTCGGCGCGATCCCATCCGGCCCGGAGCCGCCGCCGGTGCGCACCGTGGAGCCGCCGCAGAATGGAGAGCGCCGCGTTGTGGTGCGGCGTCCGGCGCCGACGGCGACGTTGTTGATGGCCTTCCACGCCCCGCGTGCCGAGGACCCCGACGCCCTGCCGATGGTGGTGCTCGACACCGTCCTCTCCGGCGGCAAGGCGATGGGCTACGGCGGCGGTGGCGGCATGGGGCGCAGCTCGCGGCTCTACCGCGCTCTCGTCGCCAGCGGCCTGTGCAGCGCGGCAGGTTCGTCCTTTTCCCTCACCATCGACCCTTATCTCTTCAGCGTGTCGGCCACGCTCGTGCCGAGCACCGAGCCTGCGCGCGTCGAGGCGATCGTCCAGGAGGAGCTGGCCCGGCTGCGCGAGGAACCAGTGCCCGAGGACGAGCTTGCCCGCGCCATCAAGCAGCTCCGCGCGCAGTTTGCCTACGCCGGGGAGAGCGTCAGCAGCCAGGCGTACTGGCTCGGCTCGCTCCACACGGTGGCACCCGGAGTCGACCCCGACACCTTCCTGGACCGCCTGGCAGCGGTGACTCCGGACGACGTGCTCCGGGTCGCCCGCGCCTATGTCACTCCCGACAAGATGACGGTGGGCTGGCTCGAGCCGACCGCCCCCGCTCCGGCGACCCCCGCCGCTGATATCGGCCCGCTGCCGGTGCGGCCACACTTCTTCTCGGATGCAGCGGGCAGCAGCCCCGACTCCCTCCCCACGCCGAAGCTCGACGTGCAGGAGCGGACGTTGGCCAGCGGGCTCCGCCTGCTCGGGCACCACGATCCGACCAGCGACGCGGCGGTGCTCGAGCTGCGCCTTCCGGCCGGTGCCATCGCCGACGGCGAGACGCCGGGCCTGGCACGCTTCACCGCGCAGATGCTCCCGCGCGGCACCGCGCGCCGCACGTTCGCCGAGTTGAACGAGGAGCTCGACAGCCTGGGCGCCGCGCTGTCGGTCAGCCCCGGGCGCGACTACGTCGACATCCGGGCGACGTGCCTCAAAGAGGACGTCGGGCGGCTGGCCGAACTGCTGGCGGAGGTCGTGCTCGAGCCCACCTTCCCGGAGGAGGAGATCGAACGGCTACGGGAGCAGTCGCTGACCGCGCTTCGGCAGATGCTCAACGACACCCGTGCCCAGGCAGCCTACACCCTGCGCGCCACGCTCTACCCGGAGGGGCATCCGTACCACCACCGGGCGATCGGCACGGAGGAGACGCTTACCGGCATGAGTCGCGACCAACTGGCGGACTTCCACCGCCGCCTCTACCGGCCGGGACACGCCATCCTGGCGGTGGCCGGTGGCGTGCCCGTCGAGGCCGCCTGGGAGCACGTCGCCCGTGCCTTCGAGGGCTGGGAATCAGGAGACTCCGTGCCAGCTCCCGAGATCCCGCCGGTCGACGCACCACCCTCCCGCGTGCGACGCGAGGAGCAGATCGCCGGCAAGAGTCAGGCCGACATCGCAATCGGCCTCCCGGCCCTGGCCTGGACTGATCCCGACTACCACGCGCTCCGCGTCGCCAACGTCATCCTCGGTCGGCTCGGGCTCATGGGACGCCTCGGCGCCCGTGTCCGGGAACGCCAGGGGATGGCCTATTACGTCTACAGCACCCTGGAGGCGAGCCTGGGACGTGGACTCTGGGCGGCATACGCGGGCGTCAACCCGGTCAACGTCGAGCGCGCCGTGGAGAGCATCATCGCGGAGGTCGAGCGTCTCCGCGGTGAACTCGTAGAGGATGAGGAGCTGGCCGACGCCAAGAGCTACCTCATCGGCAGCCTTCCCCTCAGCCTTGAGAGCAGCGGCGCCATCGCCTCGATCATGCTCGACATCGCCTTTCACGGCTTCGAGCTCGATTACGTCGAGCAACTGCCGGCCCGGCTCAACGCGCTGACGCGTGAGCAGATCCGCGACGCGGCCGCCCGCTATCTCCTGCCCGACCGGATGGCGATCATCGTGGTCGGCCCGGACGGCGAGACATAA